In a single window of the Nicotiana tomentosiformis chromosome 8, ASM39032v3, whole genome shotgun sequence genome:
- the LOC138897446 gene encoding uncharacterized protein produces MASCEALYGRRCRLPIGWFEPGEVGLLGTDLVRDALEKVKVIQERLHTAQSRKNSYANRKVRDVSFMVGNNVLPRVSPMKGVMRFGMKGKLSPRFIGLFKILERVGEVAYRLALPPSLARVHKVFNVFMVQKYLEDKSHVLDFSMVQLDENLTYEEEPVAILDRQVRKLRSKSFPCVKI; encoded by the coding sequence atggcttcgtgcgaggccttatatgggaggcgatgtcgtttgccgattggttggtttgagcccggagaGGTTggattgttgggcactgatttggtccgtgatgccttggaaaaggttaaggtgattcaggagcgacttcatacagcTCAGTCAAGGAAGAATAGTTATGCGAACCGAAAAGTTCGAGATGTGTCCTTCATGGTGGGTAATAATGTGCTTCCTAgagtgtcgcctatgaagggcgtgatgcggTTTGGcatgaagggcaagttgagcccgaggtttattggcctatttaagatcttggagagagttggggaggttgcttataggcttgcattgcctcctagcctagcaaGGGTACATAAGGTATTTAATGTTTTCATGGTTCAGAAGTACCTTGAGGACAaatcacatgttttggactttagcatggtgcagcttgatgaaaatctgacatatgaggaagagccggtggctattctagatcggcaggttcgaaagttgagatccaagagtttTCCTTGTGTAAAAATATAG